The Candidatus Marsarchaeota archaeon DNA segment GATTTCAGAATAGCTACCCGAGAGTCGGTATTCTCACAGCCTGAGGTAAAGCTTGGCATAATACCTGGAGGCGGCGCAACATACAGACTGCCGATCCTGATAGGCTTGCAGAACGCTAGAAGAATGATACTGCAAGGGGAAAACTTTACTGCAGAGGCTGTGCTTGCGATGGGCCTTGTCGATGCAATTGCGGAAAAGGATGCAGTAGCATACGCAAAGGAATTCGCTTTGGAGCTTGCAAAAAACCCCATAAGCCGTGCAAAGGTTGCGATAAATTCTGCAATAAAGCTTGACTATGAAAATGAAAAGCGCCTGTTCATAAAAAGTGTACTCGACAAAGAAGCCAAGTCTGCCATGGCAGCTTTCCTTAATCATAAAAAATAATGCCTTGAATTTGGTTAACGTGATTCGATGGAGGATGCATACATAATAGATGCGGTTCGAAGCCCAGTCGGTAAGTTTTTGGGCTCATTTTCAAAGCTTACTGCTCCAAAGCTTGCAAGCCAGGTAGTTGAAGGGCTTATCGCCAAAACCGGACTCAAAAAAGATGATGTGGAGGAAATAATATGCGGCAACGTGCTTTCTGCAGGCGTGGGCCAGAACCCTGCAAAGCAGGTGATCATGTTTTCGGAAATGCCAAAGAGCATACCAACGCTTAACGTGAATATGGTTTGTGCCTCTGGGCTTAGAGCCATATCGCTTGCAGCCCAGGCAGTAAAGCTCGGGGATTACGGCGTTGTGCTTGCAGGCGGGATGGAAAGCATGAGCAGCGCACCGCACCTATTGCGTGACGTTCGCGAATTCAAAAAATTCGGAGATGTAAGCCTCTCGGAGTTCTACAAATATGCGTCTAAATCTGGCCAGCAGGATCAAAAGCTTATCGATGAAATGATATTTGACGGCCTGTGGGATTGCTATTCAGACATGCACATGGGTGCCATAGCAGAGAGCATTGGTAAGAAATACGGAATAGGCAGGGAGGAGCAGGATACGCTCGCATATGAAAGCCACAAGAAAGCTGCGCAAGCGACAGATTCAGGGGCTTTCAAGGACGAAATTATACAGATAAAGGCAGAAAATGGCTATGTAAAAACTGACGAAGGCATACGGCGCGATACAAGCATGGAAAAGCTTTCGTCGCTCAAGCCAGCGTTTAGGCAAGACGGCACGGTGACCGCAGGAAATGCATCGCAGCTCAGCGATGGCGCTGCATTTGCATTGATAATGTCTGGCTCGAAGGCAAAGGCCCTTGGGGTCGAGCCCATAGCAAAGATAGAATCATATTCCGAAGGGGGAATAGACCCGCAATGGTATGGGCTTTCTCCTGTTGAAACAATGAAAAGCGCTCTAAAGAAGGCAAACCTAAAGCTGGGCCAGATGGACCTCATAGAAATAAACGAGGCTTTTGCTGTGCAGGTTCTTGGAGTCGTAAGGGAACTAGGCATAGAAAAGCAGAAGCTCAACGTCAATGGCGGGGCAATAGCGCTTGGGCATCCTATTGGCGCGTCAGGCGCCAGAATAGCAGCAACGCTTGCACACGCAATGAAAAACAGGAAGGCAGAGTATGGCATTGCGTCATTATGCCATGGAGGCGGCGGCTCAGCCTCGATGGTGCTCAGCAGGGTAGATTGAATGAGCGAAAAGATAACTGTCATAGGGCCCGGAAAGATGGGTACGGGCATAGTGCAAGTAATGCTGGCCGCAGGCTATGATGTGCTGCTTATAGGCAGGAGCAAAGAGGCGCTGGACAAGGGCATGGCGCTTCTCAGCTCAAGCATGGACAAGGCAATAGAGAAGCAACGCATGACTAGGGAGCAGAAGACGTTGCTTTTGTCAAGGCTGCACAGTACAACAAACTATGCTGAATCAGCCGGCTCTATAGCAGTCATAGAGGCCGTGACTGAAGATTTCAATGCGAAGGTCAGCGTTTTGCAGGAAGCGGAGAAAAACTGCGGCCCAGCAATTCTAGCGACGAATACATCCTCTATACTGCTCGGCAAGTTAGCTGCAAAGCTGAAGGATCCTTCAAAATTTCTTGGAATGCATTTCTTTAACCCTGTTCCTGTAATGAAGCCTATAGAGCTCATAACTACGCAGTTTACGTCAAGCGAGGCTGAAGCCAAGGCGCTTGAAATCGCATCAAGGGCCGGCAAAACTGCTATAAAGGTAAATGATTACCCTGGCTTTGTAGCCAACAGCGTTCTCATGCCATTGATCAACGAAGCGATATTGCTGCTGGAGAATGGCGTCGCAACAAAGGAAGGAATAGACGCCATAGTACGGCTAGGCCTGAATCATCCAATGGGTCCTTTGGAACTTGCGGATTTCATAGGCCTTGACGTGTGCAAGGACATAATGGATTCCATATATTCCGAGACTAAGGATGAGAAATTCAAGCCTGTTAAGCTTCTTGTTGAAATGGTGAAAAGCGGCAAACTTGGCAGAAAGTCCGGAGAAGGGTTTTATAAGTATTGACTACTGCTCAAAAATCCCTATGAGCCCTACTGCATGCTTTACTATGTCTCCTTCTGTAAGTATCCCGTTTAGCTTGCCGTTCAAATCAACAATGCAGAGCTTCTTTATGCGGTTCGAAGCCATTAACCTTGCGGCAGCATCTAAGCTTATGTCTTCTGTTATTGTTATGACCGGCGTTGTCATTATGTCAGCTGCAGTAGTATTTCTAGGATCCCTATGCTCAGCGACAATCTTCCGTACCATATCGCCTTCTGTAACCATGCCTATCGGTACATCATCTTCGTTGACTATAACTACAGCACCTATTTTCTTATCACGCATGATCTGGGCCAAATCAGATACCTTATCATTCTTGCTGCCTGTTATTGCAGAGTAGCTCATTGCGTCTGATACATGCATCGTGCTCTTCATCGCCATCCAACCACTATTAGATTATAATATGCGTGTATTATATAAAAGTCTTTCTAAGGCCTTTGCATTTTTAGGCAGGCATAGGGCTAACTCACGCTGCCGAGGCTTGCGCTTGGCATGACTCCACCAGGAGGATATGCGCGTATTATAAGCCCGTTCCAGTACTCATCTTCAGTACCGCCTCCGTCCCCGACGAAGCCAAGATATTCACCGTTATTCGCGACCGTATATTCATTAGACGGGTTCTGGTAAAATTCAGACCCATAATTTCCCAAAGTTGTGGATAAGTACTCTGTAGCGATCCCGTTATCTACTATTACTCCAGAAAGCACCCATTCGTTATCCCACGTTCCAGTATCAGGAGGTGCATCCCATGTTGTCCAACTGGATGTTCCTGCTATTCCATACCACCCGGTGCCATATCCCTGTCTTGATAGCTGCCCGCTTCCGCCTGAACTTTCTAGAAAGAATACGTCATTCAATCTGATGATGTAAGTGTAATATTCTATTATCATATTTGTGGATTGGCCGTCTGCTAGCCCATACAGATAGTTCCCCCCATAGTTCAACGCGTATAGCGCCTCTGTCCCAAAAGGCGATCCTGACGGTGCAGAGTCTGTTTGGCCTGCCGTGCCAACTGCTGTCAACCCGCTTAGCGAATCTCCTGAAAAATAATTAAGGAACACGCTCGCGCCATCATCGTATTCGCCATAGGTGCCGCTTAGAGCAGGGGCTTCGCCTATGCCTGTTGTGCCGCTGCTTGAAAGAAGGTTTGTAGTCTTTGGCGCGAATCCCAGGTATATTGTTATTGCGGAATTTGCAGGTATGCCGTTTTGTAGCTTTAACCATGCAGTAATTGTGCCGGAATTGTTGCTCTCTATCCATGCAGGTATTATCGCGCCTCCATCATAGAAGAATTCGAAGTTCGCAGCATTTCCGTTATATGCCAAGTAACTGGAATAATCCGATTCGGGTATCTGAACCTCTTGCTGGAATGGTGCAGGCGTTGCTGTGCCCTGCGAATTAGTTATCACCACATTTGCATAATTTGTTATTCCAGAAGGCAGGGCGAATGATGTTGACGTAGTCACAGTTGCGGAACTTGGAGTCAGCCCTGCTATTGTAACAGTTGCGATTTGCGACAATAGGTTAGAATAACTTGCCTCGTCATACTGCGCCCATATATGCCCATCCGCAGTGCTGCTGGACGAATCTATCGTGAAAGAATACGTGCCTGACATGCCGCTTCTCATGTCACCTACGTTTACCGATGGATATCCTGCGCAAGAAGAGGGCGCAGTAGCGCTGTTTGGCACGAAGCACAGGACTACGTTGCTCCATGCAGCGCCTGTTGCCTGGCCTATGATTGCAGTGAAAGTTGTTCCATGCGCAACAGGCCCGCTGCAAAGGAAGCCAGAATTCGGAAGGCACGTTGTGCCAACCAGAGAAGCAGAGCTGAAAACCCCAAGGGAGAACAGCGCTGCAAGCACTATTGCAATAATCAGTATCGCCCATCCGTATGTCATCAGGTATTCCATAGCGCTTTGAGATTTCATGCGCTTTGAAAGGATTGCTAATTTTTGCATGTTCTTCTTTGATACTATTCAAAAAAATTAATTTAAACCTTCCCAAAGCTGGCTTATCCATTTTAATAGGCAATAAAATTGCAATGCTAATGCATCAAAATAACTAGCACTTGCACAAGAATAAGTTTATGGACTCTGCGGGATTCGCACCCGCGACCCCCTCGTTGCGAACGAGGTGCTCTACTACTGAGCCAAGAGCCCGCCTTAATCAATAATATATTTCTATGACAATGAGCTATAAAGTTTATCAATCTGCCTGCGTTCTGCAGGGCCTATTATACTTGCAACATCTCTGAATGCAGTGTCAACCGATTTAAATACATCGTCAATGCCTGCAACACATGCATCTATGCTTTTTAGTTCGCTCTTTGCCATGCTTTCGTTTTGCATGCGTTCGAACCATCTCCTATACAAAAGCAGTTTTACCTTTTTAGCTTTTAGGCTTTTAAGCATTTCAGCGCGTGCTCTTTCAAGCCTGCCCTCCCAATCTGCAAGGACGCCTATAAGGCCGAGCACATCATTCCTTGTTACTGCATTATTCAAGGCGTTTAAAAAATAGGCATAGTCGTGTTCCTTTGCAGCAGAATATCTGATTATGAGCCTTCGTTCAATATCTGCGATAGGCATAGGCTCATTTCGCAGTCCAAGTTTTCCGTGCGATGCCAATATCCTATAATAAGCTTCATTAATGGCCTTCATTGTTTCTTGGGAATTTTTGTGCTTGGATATATCGGGATGCCATATTTTTGCTTGCTTTATGTATGCGTTCCTCACTGCCTTAATGTCGTTTGTTTGCTTTATGTCAAGCACTTTAAAAGCGTCTTGCAAGTTTTTGTCAATGCGTTCGTGGCCATAAATTTTATCAATTTCCTCTTGAACGCTTGATATTAAGCTTTCCGCCTTGGCTGCCTTTGCCTCTATTTCGTCGCCAATTCTCTTTCCCAAATGCTGCTTATGGATTCTGCGTTTGAATAAATTTCCAATGTCAAGCAAATATTACACCATTTTTAATAATGATGGTCCAAATAAATATTTGATTCTATGGCCCTGGCAAACGATGTTAGGTTAAAAAAACTTTTCAAACAGATACTGAAGGACATAAAGCCCACTCAGAAAGAAATAAGCGACGTAAGCGAGTATTCAAACGAATTGATGGCAAGGCTAAAGGAGGTAGCGCCCAAAGACGTTGAGATAATACTTGCAGGTTCTCTTGCGCGTGGCACACAGGTACGCGGCAAGTCAGACATAGACATATTTCTGCTTTTCCCAAGAAATCTAGAAGAGCGTAAGATGGAGGCCAAAGCAATCAGCCTGGCAAAAAGGATAGTGCGCAATGAGTTTGGAGAATACTACGAAATAAACTATGCAGAGCACCCGTATCTAAAGCTCATAAACAAACGCAGATCCTTAAATGCAGACATAGTGCCTGCGTTTAAAATAAATGATGCTGATGAAATGGCAACCTCGGTAGACCGCACCCAATTGCATAATGTGTTTGTATTAAAGAATCTTGACGCTAAGCAAAAAGATGATGTAAGGATAATAAAATACCTGCTGCAGCGCCACAACATATATGGCGCGGAATCGAGCAGGCATGCATTTTCCGGCTATCTATGCGAATTGCTTGTATGCTATTACGGGTCTGCAGAGAATGTGCTGAAGGCGTTTTCCGAAGCCAAGATTCCAATATACATAAATCTATACAAAAAAGATGCAGATGCCAGCGCAGCAGCCGAAGCATCACGCCATTTTAACGCGCCTTTGATAGTTATAGACCCTACGGACAAGAACAGGAATGTAGCAGCCAGCGTTTCTATAGAATCATTGTCCAGGCTCATGCTGATATCCAGGAATCTGCTTGCAAATCCTGCAAAAAAGGAGTTCTATGGTCCGATGTATTCGGATGAAGACCCTGTCAAAAGCATAGAGGAATTCAGGCGTGCCAAAGGCGCTTCAATCCAGGCAATGTGCTTCAAGCTTCCAAAAATATCAGAGGATACGTTATGGCCGCAGCTTGAAAAGTTGCGGGGCAGAATTGTAAGGGAGCTCGAGCAGTCGGGCTTTGGCATAGCGCTGTCGTTTTCTAGGATTGAATACGGCAAAGGCGTCATTGTATTCTTACCTGCATATGACAGGTTGAACACGATTAAGAGGATTGGCCCGGACGTTACAATAATTGGCGCAGCTGAAAAATTTGCCAGGGCGCATGGCTCTGCGCTCAGCGTATCCGTAGAGGGCAGCAGGCTCATAGCAATAGATAAGCCTGCAAATGCAGATGTACTTGGAGCATTGCAAGGCATAATACTGGACAAAAAGTTCAAATTTACTCCAGACATCAAGAAAAGCGCTGTCAAGATAGCAAATAACGAATTAAGCGAAGACTATGCGCTAATCGTTTATCACGGGCTTGTGGAGAAGCTTGGCATTTAAGCTTAAAGCTTATAGCGATTACCACCTGAGATGATCGATTTCAATTCCGTAAAATGATCCTTTTTAGACTTTTTTGGCGCAGGGGTTGCCTTGCCTCCAAGCAATTTGCTTACCAAGTAATTTATTGCTTCCCTCTTCTCAATTCCTGTTTCTATCTCATATATCTCTTTGGCATTTCCGCGCATTGCAGACCCGCAGTAATCCATCGCCTCTGAAATTATGTTCTCGCGTATTTTTGCTAAGCCATAGGCCCGCGCTTCCAATCTGCGTGCAAGCCTTTTAAGCGGCACGCGTATTACAAAGCATATTGCGGGCTTCAATTTCAATTCCGGGACAAGATGGCCAACAATTATTACATTAAGCTCTGGTGTTTTGCGCAATTCGGCCCTCAACGCTGCGCTAAGCTTATTGCTATTTACCACCTTTGATCCATTTTCATCTTCGCGATAATAAGCGTGTGCTTTAATAACAATGTCGTTTAGCTCTATAACTACATTGCTTATCATATTGCGCGACAAAGCGGCTGACAGCATTCTTGCGAAATGGCTTTTCCCAGCGCCTGGCGTTCCAGTTATTGCAAATATGCGCTTGCTTTTTCCCTGCATTACTGCTGTGCACCTTTATTCATATAACTATCTACATTATCGAACAGGTCGCCGAGCTCATTTTCTGCAGTATCAAGGTCTATAAGGGGATTGGGCTGCAGTGCAACGACTATCATATAATTCTTTTGTCCATCGAAAAGCCACTGCCCCAATGAATAAGTGCTATACGTTGTGGAGAAATCAGCAACAAAATTTGAATTTGCAGAAAGCCGCCCTATCAGTGCATTTATCCCGCTATCTGCATCGTTTACATATATGGTTTCCTCGACGCTGCTGCCCCTGTCTATGGCCTGTGGCTTTATAAGCGGTATGTTGTCCTGCTTTGCGCGCATAGCTATAGCCTGTGCAAGCTGTTTTGTCAAAGAATCGCATTTTAGGCCGTCCTTTTCAAGGTCCTCCTTCTCCTTTTGCATGTTTGACCTCAAGCCATTTATGTAATCATTCGCTTCTTTGCGTATATTTTCTACGGTCTGCGCAATCCCGTTCTTCGAAGCGTAGGATGCTGGATTTGTGAGCAAGTCTGTCAATGATATTCCATACTCCTGAAGTATTGATTGCTCAAGTGCGCCTATAACAATACCTGTCTCCTCGCTCCATAAATCGGTAACTGTATCATCGGCCATTGATAACACCTATAGCATTATAATATATTTATGAACGCATAGATATATGAGTGTTTTCATGGAAACAGAAGACGCGTCGGCGCGGATAAAAAAAGACATCATGGCATTTGAAGAAAGCATAAAAATCGCTGAGCAATTTTCGCAGGATTTGCGTATCAAAGAGATAGTGGAGCTGTCAAAAATGTATGCTGCAGACTCGAAGCACTACCTGGACAAAGGTGACCTGCTTACGTCATTTTCATGCATTTCATATGCACATGGATTACTGGATGCGGCCATGTCCTTCGTAGGTGCGAGCAAATATGTATGAGGAAGGCGCAGCTCGAATAGAAGCCGGAGAGGCGTTCCTAAATCCAAAAGCCAGGCTCTCTAGGGATATCAGCGTAGCATACCTGCTCGCCAGAGGTTCAGTGGCAAATGCTTTGGACATGACGTCAGCCACTGGAATACGCGGCATAAGGTACGCAAAGGAATGCGGCATAGATGATGTTACAATGCTTGAGATAAACAAGAATGCATTCGATTCAATGGCCAAAAACCTAAGGTCTAATTCCATGGACAATGCGAAAGCTTACAACACAAGCGTGCAGGAATTCTGCAACATGGAGGATTCTCCAAAATTCGATGCCATAGACATAGACCCGTTTGGAAGCCCTGCGCCATACATGTATGACGCCCTAAAGGTTGCACATGATGGAACATCAATCATGGTAACGGCTACAGACACTGCGGTGCTCTGCGGGGCGCAGCCTAATGCATGCAAAAAGATTTACCATTCTGTACCTATGCACAATGAGCTTGGGCACGAGGCAGGCGTACGCATACTTGCATGCTTTATAGCTGATCTTGCTGCGCAATTTAACTTCGGAATAAGCGTTGAGTTCGCCTTTTCTTACCTGCATTACATACGTGTTATAGTAAGGCTTGCGCACGGAAGCAAGCACGCAGTAAAATCAGTGAATTCTTCTGGATTCGCGTACAAGTGCGAGCATTGCGGATGGCTTGGTATGGAAAAAGGCTATTTCACCAGCATCCAATCATGCCCGAACTGCTCTCACGAAATATTGAGGTCGGGGCGGCTTTGGCTTGGAGAAATAAAAAGCGATGCTGTAGCGAAAAAGATTGGAGGCAGAATGACAAAGATGCTTAAGGGCCGCGATTCAGAATCGAAGTTTGTCGAAACCGTAATTCATGAAGGCAATACGCCGTTTTATTACAGCATTCCGAAACTGACTAAATTAATGCACATCAGGGCAGTAAGCCCATTTGACGTCGTGAAATCCCTGCAGGCTTCAGGCATCGGAGCTTCTCTCACGCATTTTGAAAAGAGCTGTATAAAGACTGAGGCAGATGTAAACGAGCTGAAGGCTAGGATTTCTGCCATCGTTAAGCCATAGCGGCAAAAGCAAATGCTTAAGAATCTTTATTATCTTGAATTTTCATATCTGTCGTCATCTTATGCCACTTTTTTAAAAAAAGTTAGCGGCAGCTTCCAAAATCAGAAAAATATATATAGTAGTTCAGAGAAAATGTATATGAGTGGGTAAATGGGGGAAGTAGATGGGGGAATATAAAACAGAGCCAATTCCATACTGTACTAGATGTGGTGTTGCCACTAGCAGTCAGTCTGGCAGGATATCTGAAGCGGATGGAAACTTTTACTGTGCGAAATGCGCAGAGGAGGTAAACCGCGAGTATCTGGCAAAGAGCACATGCGCCATATGTGGAAGGACGATGTCAAAAGACGAAGTCAAGTTCGTATTGCCGTCAAAGTCCTTCGGGGCTAAGGAAGTGCGATTGTACAGCAGGCTCGCATGCGTTCAATGCTATTCTACATTCGCATCAAAAGCAGAGAATAAGCATCTGTATAAAAGCGAGAGGCACAGGATGCTGATGAAATCCGCAAAAAGGCAGCTGATACGCCAGGTCCTTGAGCACGCATAAGGCCCAGGCCAGCGTTTCATTGCATAGCCTTGCCGAACTTATGCAAGCTAGCATGGCTTAAATGCCTAAATAGCCCATGGCCTAACAATTAATCGGATAGAACTTATTTTCTAGCCTTCACCACTAGCATGTGGTATTCGTTGTCGTATCCTATTGCATCCTTTAATGCATAGGGCTCTATTGCTATTGTGCTGTCGGAATACGGATCGTTTATATAAAACGAATCCTCGTCATAGCCTTTTACGACTACCCAATGCGGAGACTGTTCCAGATAAGGATTGATCGCCTTTGCATTTACAAGCAGTATTGGTATGTTGCCGCTGTTTATCGTGTTTTTTATAGTGTTTGTAGTTACTATACCGTGCACTTCTTTTATGTTGAGCTTTTTCGTTTTCTCCTTGATCTCATTGTACGAAGCCCTGAGCGCATCAAGGTTTATCCCCTCATACACCGCAAGCTTTCTTTCGTACCCCTCGTCCTTCTGGTTGCTGCTTATTATATGTAGCTTAGCGCCGCGCTTAGCCAGTGCGTATGCCAGCCCGTATTTAGATCCGTGCCATACGCTGCCGTTTACCGCTTCGTGCCAGATGTTGAATTCTTCCTCCTTCTTCGGCTTATAATTCTTGTTTATGTATTTCAGCACCATTATGGCACATGCCGCAGAACTTGTAAATTCTTCTGACTGAGCGTAATTCGGTATCTCATAAATTTTACTTTTCTTGGTTGATTTTGTTTTTGCCATTTTTTTCACCTTTTTAACATAAGCATGTGCAGGGAGGGAGATTTGTTCATGACTGATTTTGAACTCCCGTAGGCCTAGGCCAACGGATCTTGAGTCCGTCGCGTTTGACCATGCTCCGCCATCCCTGCGCAGTATCTTTTTAAAAGCATCAAATAAATAATGTTTTGCATAATCAAAATAAAGCTAATGGCTTTCCGCACGCGATCGCCATTTGTATTTTGGTTTCTTAATATTTATAGTTTTCCTTAAAAAATTTTATTTTATATTTAAGCTTTTCTACGGTTTACGAGAGTGATTGAAATCGATAGGCTATAATTATCTGCTTTGGCGAATATCTGTGGAAAGGCTGCAGAGGCATTGATTTGCCGGCAAGCTTATAATTAATGCAGGTAAAAATAATACCGTGCCTTAGTGGTGTAACGGTTAGCACGGAAGACTGTGGATCTTCAAGCCCGGGTTCAACTCCCGGCTAAGGCCTAAAACGGTTTTGCGCACCTGGGCAATCAATGCTTGCACGCTAAAGCATTTCAGAAAAAGTGCAATGCCCACGAGCGCATGAATCTCTTAAGCCTTATCCTTGAAGGGCTTGTATTCTTCTTTATGTCCTTTACCATGGATTTGTAAAGCACTTTTTCCTGAGCGTCCAGCTTGCCCTCCTTAACAATCTCCTGCTTTTTGCCATCAACTATCTGTGTTTCCGTCTTGCTTATTACGTCCTTCTTGACCATCGAATACCATTCATCCAGGGAGCTGCCGCTGTAATCCTTGTCTTTCAGTACGGCAAGCAAGTCCCTCATGGTGAGTTTTCTTTCCTTGCTATATTTGTATTCGTGCAGAAGTGGCAGCATTGCTGCCTTGTCGCATATCCTTTTTATGTCAGCAGGGCTGTATCCCGCAGTGGCTCTTGCAAGCCTCCCATAGCTCAGGTGCCCCCTGGGCTTGTTCTTCGTATAAAGCTCAAACAATGCCCTCCTCTCCTTGTATGTCGGCGGAGGTACATAAAGGCTGTCGCCAAACCTGCCGCTCCTCTTCAGCGCCGGGTCTATGTCCCATGGCTGGTTTGTCGCACCGATTACAAATAGACCGTCAGGCTTTTCCTGCACGCCGTTCATTTCTACTAGGAATTGGTTTACGGCCAGCCTCATTGCAGAGCTCTCACCGCCGCCGCTGGCACCATCCCCTCCCCTCTTAACGCCCAAAGCGTCAAGTTCGTCAAAGAAGATTATGCATGGCAGCGCATGCCTTGCCTGCTCGAATATAGCATGTAGGTTCTTTTCCGTGTTGCCGGTGTACATGTCGACTATCTGGTTTATCTGTGCTATTATGACGTTCGCCCCGGCTTCGCCTGCTATCGCATTGACCATATAAGTCTTTCCGGTTCCTGGAGGGCCGTACAAAAGCAATCCTACACCAAGTTCCTTTCCATACTTTTTGAACAGATCTGGTTTCTGCACGGCCAAGACGACATTGTCATGCAGGTAATTCTTTATCTTTTCGGATCCTATTACATCCTTAAACGTTATCTTTGATTTATAGAATGCAACGTGCTTTATCTGGCCCTCTTCTATCAATTCAGTGTTGCCTTCAGCCTGTTCATCCTTTTGCACCTGTTTCATTGCCTGCATCTGCTGTCCTTCGCCGACATCCATATGCATAAGCGAATCCAAGTGCTCAAGCCTGTTTTTTGCCTCTGAATAATCCGGGCTTATTGAAAGCGATTTTTCATACCAATACCTGGCATCGAGAAGATCGTTGTTAGTTTCCTCTATGTCGCCAAAAAGCAGCGGAGCATCAGGGCTGGAAGGCTGGAGCTCCATAACCTTTTTTAGGTCATCTTTTGCAGCGTCAAAATTCCTGGTTATGCGCTCAGTAAGCGCCCTGTTAAAGTACGCATCTGCATACTCTGGGTCTATCTTTATTGCCTCGGAAAATTCTACTATCGCTTCGTCAAACTTGCTGGATTCAAAAAGTGAATTGCCTTGCCTCCAGTGCTCCTTTGCTGCTGGGTCCGGCTCGTGTTTGCTTTCAGCCTGTGGGTCGCTCATCGCATCATCTGATAACCTTCATGATAACATTACTTTATTCCACTTTTATATATAAATGCCTTACATTTATAATTCTTTTTTAGTCTCTACATTGTCCAGGAGGGCATTGAGCGCCCTGTCCACGCTGCTTATTCCCTTATCGCTCCTGCGCCTGTTCACGAAGTCCACTTTTGCAAAGTGCCTTCTCAATGCTGCCACTGTCTTGTTGAGCATGCGCATCTCCTCAGACTTTATCTTATATTCGCCATTTAGCTGCCTTATCACAAGCTCGCTGTCCGAAACAAGCATTATTCTCTTATCCTCATGCTGCGGTATATGGTTCCTGCACCATTCCAATGCCTTTATGACTGCTGTGTATTCAGCATAATTGTTTGTTTTAATGCCGTTATAAAAACTTCTTTTTGCAAGCACTTTGCCTTCGCCGCTTGTAACAATAAACCCGGATGCGCTTATTCCAGGATTGCCCCTTGCTGCACCATCAGTGTATATGACAATATCATGGTCCATCGGCTCAGCGTTCATCAATCCACCAAATATTTAGCTCTTAACAACAAATTATCAATAAA contains these protein-coding regions:
- a CDS encoding methyltransferase produces the protein MYEEGAARIEAGEAFLNPKARLSRDISVAYLLARGSVANALDMTSATGIRGIRYAKECGIDDVTMLEINKNAFDSMAKNLRSNSMDNAKAYNTSVQEFCNMEDSPKFDAIDIDPFGSPAPYMYDALKVAHDGTSIMVTATDTAVLCGAQPNACKKIYHSVPMHNELGHEAGVRILACFIADLAAQFNFGISVEFAFSYLHYIRVIVRLAHGSKHAVKSVNSSGFAYKCEHCGWLGMEKGYFTSIQSCPNCSHEILRSGRLWLGEIKSDAVAKKIGGRMTKMLKGRDSESKFVETVIHEGNTPFYYSIPKLTKLMHIRAVSPFDVVKSLQASGIGASLTHFEKSCIKTEADVNELKARISAIVKP
- a CDS encoding peptidase C39 family protein, whose amino-acid sequence is MAKTKSTKKSKIYEIPNYAQSEEFTSSAACAIMVLKYINKNYKPKKEEEFNIWHEAVNGSVWHGSKYGLAYALAKRGAKLHIISSNQKDEGYERKLAVYEGINLDALRASYNEIKEKTKKLNIKEVHGIVTTNTIKNTINSGNIPILLVNAKAINPYLEQSPHWVVVKGYDEDSFYINDPYSDSTIAIEPYALKDAIGYDNEYHMLVVKARK
- a CDS encoding AAA family ATPase, producing the protein MSDPQAESKHEPDPAAKEHWRQGNSLFESSKFDEAIVEFSEAIKIDPEYADAYFNRALTERITRNFDAAKDDLKKVMELQPSSPDAPLLFGDIEETNNDLLDARYWYEKSLSISPDYSEAKNRLEHLDSLMHMDVGEGQQMQAMKQVQKDEQAEGNTELIEEGQIKHVAFYKSKITFKDVIGSEKIKNYLHDNVVLAVQKPDLFKKYGKELGVGLLLYGPPGTGKTYMVNAIAGEAGANVIIAQINQIVDMYTGNTEKNLHAIFEQARHALPCIIFFDELDALGVKRGGDGASGGGESSAMRLAVNQFLVEMNGVQEKPDGLFVIGATNQPWDIDPALKRSGRFGDSLYVPPPTYKERRALFELYTKNKPRGHLSYGRLARATAGYSPADIKRICDKAAMLPLLHEYKYSKERKLTMRDLLAVLKDKDYSGSSLDEWYSMVKKDVISKTETQIVDGKKQEIVKEGKLDAQEKVLYKSMVKDIKKNTSPSRIRLKRFMRSWALHFF
- a CDS encoding ribonuclease HI family protein is translated as MNAEPMDHDIVIYTDGAARGNPGISASGFIVTSGEGKVLAKRSFYNGIKTNNYAEYTAVIKALEWCRNHIPQHEDKRIMLVSDSELVIRQLNGEYKIKSEEMRMLNKTVAALRRHFAKVDFVNRRRSDKGISSVDRALNALLDNVETKKEL